Proteins co-encoded in one Campylobacter ornithocola genomic window:
- the lepA gene encoding translation elongation factor 4 — protein MKNIRNFSIIAHIDHGKSTLADRIISECGAISDRQMSAQVMDTMDIEKERGITIKAQSVRLNYSFNNEEYILNLIDTPGHVDFSYEVSRSLASCEGALLVVDASQGVEAQTIANVYIALENDLEIIPVINKIDLPSADIEKVKHEIEHIIGIDCSNAICVSAKTGVGIKELIETIITKIPAPKTDDEAPTKALIYDSWFDNYLGALALVRIYEGNITKNDEVLVMSTDKKHLVQDLFYPHPLSPIKTKKLESGEVGVIVLGLKNVADVQVGDTITLTKNKAKEAIGGFEKAKAFVFAGLYPIETDKFEDLRDALDKLKLNDSSITYEPETSLALGFGFRVGFLGLLHMEVIKERLEREFNLDLIATAPTVTYEIYQTDGEILKIQNPSELPPVNKIDHIKEPYVKATIITPSEYLGNLITLLNRKRGMQVKMDYITPERVLLEYDIPLNEIVMDFYDKLKSLTKGYASFDYEPIEFRVGDLVKLDIKVAGENVDALSIIVPNEKALSKGRELVKAMKEIVPRQLFEVAIQASIGNKIIARENVKSMGKNVTAKCYGGDITRKRKLLEKQKEGKKRMKAIGKVHLPQEAFLSVLKID, from the coding sequence ATGAAAAATATTAGAAATTTCTCTATCATAGCTCATATTGATCATGGAAAAAGCACACTAGCTGATAGAATTATTAGTGAATGTGGAGCTATTAGCGATAGACAAATGAGTGCCCAAGTAATGGATACTATGGACATAGAAAAAGAACGCGGTATAACCATAAAAGCACAATCTGTACGTTTAAACTATAGTTTCAACAATGAAGAATATATATTAAATTTAATAGATACTCCAGGTCATGTTGATTTCTCCTATGAAGTAAGTCGCTCGTTAGCAAGTTGCGAAGGAGCTTTGCTTGTCGTTGATGCTTCTCAAGGAGTAGAAGCACAAACCATAGCTAATGTTTATATAGCCTTAGAAAATGATCTTGAAATCATACCAGTGATTAATAAAATTGATCTTCCTTCAGCTGATATAGAAAAAGTTAAACATGAAATAGAACATATTATAGGTATTGATTGTTCTAATGCAATTTGTGTTAGTGCAAAAACTGGTGTAGGTATAAAAGAACTTATAGAGACTATCATCACAAAAATTCCCGCACCAAAAACTGATGATGAAGCACCTACTAAAGCTTTAATTTATGATTCTTGGTTTGATAATTATCTTGGAGCTTTAGCCTTAGTTAGAATTTATGAGGGAAATATCACCAAAAATGATGAAGTTTTGGTTATGAGTACAGATAAAAAACACTTAGTGCAAGATCTTTTTTATCCTCATCCATTAAGTCCTATAAAAACTAAAAAATTAGAATCAGGTGAAGTAGGTGTTATCGTGCTTGGACTTAAAAATGTTGCCGATGTTCAAGTGGGCGATACCATAACATTAACAAAAAATAAAGCAAAAGAAGCTATCGGTGGTTTTGAAAAAGCCAAAGCTTTTGTTTTCGCAGGATTATATCCTATAGAAACAGATAAATTTGAAGACTTAAGAGATGCTTTAGATAAGCTAAAACTTAACGATAGTTCTATTACTTATGAGCCTGAGACATCATTAGCCTTAGGGTTTGGTTTTAGGGTTGGTTTTTTAGGTCTTTTACATATGGAAGTTATCAAAGAAAGGCTTGAACGTGAGTTTAATCTTGATTTAATAGCTACTGCACCAACTGTTACTTATGAAATTTATCAAACTGATGGAGAGATTTTAAAAATTCAAAATCCAAGCGAACTACCTCCGGTAAATAAAATTGATCACATAAAAGAGCCTTATGTAAAAGCTACCATCATAACTCCAAGCGAATATTTAGGAAATTTAATCACTCTTTTAAATCGTAAACGCGGTATGCAAGTTAAGATGGATTATATCACACCTGAACGTGTTTTGCTTGAGTATGATATACCTTTAAACGAAATCGTTATGGACTTTTATGATAAACTTAAATCACTCACCAAAGGCTATGCTAGCTTTGATTATGAACCTATTGAATTTAGAGTGGGTGATCTTGTAAAACTTGATATTAAAGTAGCCGGTGAAAATGTAGATGCACTAAGCATTATTGTGCCAAATGAAAAAGCACTAAGCAAAGGTAGAGAACTTGTAAAAGCAATGAAAGAAATCGTTCCAAGACAACTTTTTGAAGTTGCTATCCAAGCAAGTATAGGCAATAAAATTATTGCAAGAGAAAATGTAAAATCTATGGGTAAAAATGTAACTGCAAAATGCTATGGCGGGGATATCACTAGAAAAAGAAAGCTTCTTGAAAAACAAAAAGAAGGTAAAAAAAGAATGAAAGCCATTGGCAAAGTACATTTGCCT